Proteins encoded by one window of Haloarcula pelagica:
- a CDS encoding carboxylate--amine ligase, translating into MTPGRAGDAALIPTGTELKSYGIMRSLHRHGIETVVASPYPDLPHFASRYCSERVHLDATPADLPAYRDALLDIARRPSVVTAYPVRECDVFVFAKYREAFEKHLSLVTPDLHTLRRAHDRLALARHAESIGVPAPETRLLSEVETWDSSVVVKSRYNVLTNDYEPTYPPDTLEEVKRVSLLGPGQRPDAEALREAMGHEPIVQAFVPQTDKHLYCALWDHGEPLATYQHRQIRQNAWVGGGGVYRESAYSQAVEDNAYDLLSSLDWHGYACIEYLEDAETGEWKFIEINPRVWQSLPEAVRAGVDFPYHYWLRATDQQELIEDDYDLGVACHIAYGELAHLRSILTDDSPFVERPSFLGTLLAVVWSSVRHPRFDYIRRDDPKLFLSACRQFLEQGVTASRTYDSGSDTASDADETRATDDPPVESRVKNS; encoded by the coding sequence ATGACCCCAGGTCGCGCAGGTGACGCGGCCCTGATCCCGACCGGGACCGAACTGAAGAGTTACGGGATCATGCGCTCGCTCCACCGCCACGGCATCGAGACGGTGGTGGCATCGCCGTATCCGGACCTGCCACATTTCGCCTCGCGGTACTGCTCCGAGCGGGTCCACCTGGACGCGACGCCGGCCGACCTGCCCGCCTACCGGGACGCGCTCCTCGATATCGCTCGCCGACCGAGCGTGGTGACGGCTTACCCCGTCAGGGAGTGTGACGTGTTCGTCTTCGCCAAGTACCGGGAGGCCTTCGAGAAGCACCTCTCGCTCGTGACGCCCGACCTCCACACGCTCCGGCGCGCACACGACCGCCTGGCGCTCGCTCGACACGCCGAGTCGATCGGCGTCCCCGCCCCGGAGACCCGCCTCCTCTCCGAAGTCGAGACCTGGGACTCCTCGGTGGTCGTCAAGTCCCGGTACAACGTCCTCACGAACGACTACGAGCCGACGTATCCGCCGGACACGCTCGAAGAAGTCAAGCGGGTCTCGCTGCTCGGCCCCGGACAGCGGCCCGACGCCGAGGCGTTGCGCGAGGCGATGGGCCACGAGCCGATCGTCCAGGCGTTCGTCCCGCAGACGGACAAACACCTCTACTGTGCGCTGTGGGACCACGGTGAGCCCCTGGCGACCTATCAGCACCGCCAGATCCGCCAGAACGCCTGGGTCGGCGGCGGCGGCGTCTACCGGGAGTCGGCCTACTCACAGGCCGTCGAGGACAACGCCTACGACCTGCTCAGCTCGCTCGACTGGCACGGCTACGCCTGCATCGAGTACCTCGAAGACGCCGAGACCGGCGAGTGGAAGTTCATCGAGATCAACCCCCGCGTCTGGCAGTCGCTCCCGGAGGCCGTCCGCGCCGGTGTGGACTTCCCGTATCACTACTGGCTTCGGGCGACCGACCAACAGGAGCTGATCGAGGACGACTACGACCTGGGGGTCGCCTGCCACATCGCCTACGGCGAGCTCGCGCACCTCCGGAGTATCCTCACGGACGACTCGCCGTTCGTCGAGCGCCCGTCGTTCCTCGGGACCCTCCTGGCCGTCGTCTGGAGCTCCGTCCGCCACCCGCGCTTTGACTACATCCGCCGGGACGATCCGAAACTGTTCCTGAGCGCCTGCCGACAGTTCCTCGAACAGGGCGTCACTGCCAGTCGGACCTACGATTCGGGCAGTGACACGGCCAGCGACGCCGACGAGACCCGCGCTACCGACGACCCACCGGTCGAGAGCCGCGTGAAGAACTCGTGA
- a CDS encoding CPBP family intramembrane glutamic endopeptidase, translating into MRNRRQSSVSRLGRLPRVAVANTALALLALPVLSALNRFSLLGLGRLDQIAVQWVIAAAVVGIAVGIEDRSLAEIGFRRPAWRDLGYLLLTAVAALLVFAGTDPLVSATGLPVADDAGTMAVSAGIGVALLGALTTGVVEEVLFRGYPLERLLDYSERPFVAGGLTWGVFTVAHVAVWPLGNLVQIAAVAALFTVVYLRRRTLVPVIGAHVLVWGLSVLGQVYG; encoded by the coding sequence ATGCGAAACAGACGACAGTCGTCCGTCTCGCGTCTCGGACGCCTCCCACGAGTAGCCGTCGCGAACACGGCGCTCGCGCTCCTCGCGCTCCCGGTGCTGTCGGCGCTGAACCGCTTCTCGCTGCTCGGTCTGGGGCGGCTCGATCAGATCGCTGTCCAGTGGGTGATCGCCGCTGCCGTCGTCGGTATCGCGGTCGGTATCGAAGACCGGTCGCTCGCCGAGATCGGCTTCCGGCGACCGGCCTGGCGGGACCTGGGCTACCTGCTCCTGACTGCGGTGGCGGCGCTGCTCGTGTTCGCCGGCACGGATCCGCTCGTCTCGGCGACGGGGCTACCTGTCGCGGACGACGCCGGAACGATGGCGGTCTCGGCCGGCATCGGGGTCGCACTCCTCGGCGCGCTGACGACCGGTGTCGTCGAGGAAGTCCTCTTCCGGGGCTACCCGCTGGAGCGACTGCTGGACTACTCGGAACGCCCCTTCGTCGCCGGGGGACTCACCTGGGGCGTGTTCACGGTCGCCCACGTGGCGGTCTGGCCACTCGGCAATCTCGTCCAGATCGCCGCCGTGGCGGCGCTGTTCACCGTGGTGTACCTCCGGCGGCGGACGCTCGTCCCCGTGATCGGCGCCCACGTCCTCGTCTGGGGGCTCTCGGTTCTGGGGCAGGTATACGGTTGA
- a CDS encoding FAD-dependent oxidoreductase → MTGARPHDGTTGTDGTAGDRDPPRDIAIVGGGICGLTTAVALEQRGLSPTVYEAASAYRPVGAGILLQTNAMLVFDRLGLADRIREAGVPLVGGGLRSTSGSFMTRFDLDAVERERFGYGFVAVHRADLQQILLDALSVEVRTDMDCVAVSSTDPPRARFDDGTTITPDLLIGADGIHSTVREAVAPGVTPRAIDAVAYRALVSVDLPSAYRASGFEVWGDGVYAGGAPIDGDRFYLFATVPERLTGPEAPPSAAAAALRERLAGYPRPIPAALDALNPEDIVVSALEDLPSLPTWSRGRVVLAGDAAHAMLPFAAQGAAQSIEDGPALADAVATCGTPAAAADQYQRARRSRADRVRRESNRLGRLGTMQSTVKCRLRNAAIRAVPDAVVRRLRRRQVAGTTLPG, encoded by the coding sequence ATGACGGGAGCGCGACCACACGACGGCACGACTGGAACGGACGGGACCGCTGGCGATCGGGACCCGCCGCGGGATATCGCCATCGTCGGCGGCGGCATCTGCGGCCTCACGACCGCCGTCGCCCTGGAACAGCGGGGGCTCTCACCGACGGTGTACGAGGCCGCGTCGGCGTACCGGCCGGTCGGCGCGGGCATCCTCCTCCAGACGAACGCCATGCTCGTCTTCGATCGCCTGGGACTCGCCGACCGCATCCGGGAAGCCGGGGTCCCGCTGGTCGGGGGCGGCCTGCGGTCGACGAGCGGGTCGTTCATGACCCGGTTCGATCTGGACGCGGTCGAACGCGAGCGGTTCGGGTACGGGTTCGTCGCCGTCCACCGGGCCGACCTCCAGCAGATCCTCCTGGACGCGCTGTCGGTCGAAGTCCGGACCGACATGGACTGTGTCGCTGTGTCGAGTACCGACCCGCCGCGGGCGCGGTTCGACGACGGGACGACAATCACGCCGGACCTCTTGATCGGTGCCGACGGCATTCACTCGACGGTCCGTGAGGCGGTGGCACCCGGCGTCACGCCCAGAGCAATCGACGCCGTGGCCTACCGGGCGCTGGTGTCGGTCGACCTGCCGTCGGCCTACCGGGCCTCCGGGTTCGAGGTCTGGGGCGACGGCGTCTACGCCGGCGGGGCACCGATCGACGGGGACCGCTTCTACCTGTTCGCGACCGTCCCCGAGCGGCTCACCGGTCCGGAGGCACCGCCGAGTGCGGCCGCGGCGGCACTCCGGGAGCGGCTGGCGGGCTACCCGCGACCGATCCCGGCGGCGCTGGACGCCCTGAACCCCGAGGACATCGTCGTCTCGGCCCTCGAAGACCTCCCGTCGCTGCCGACCTGGTCGCGGGGACGGGTCGTCCTCGCCGGCGACGCCGCCCACGCGATGCTCCCGTTTGCCGCCCAGGGGGCCGCACAGTCGATCGAGGACGGCCCCGCGCTCGCGGACGCCGTGGCGACCTGCGGGACTCCCGCGGCGGCCGCCGACCAGTACCAGCGCGCCCGGCGGTCCCGTGCCGACCGGGTGCGCCGGGAGTCGAACCGCCTCGGCCGACTGGGGACGATGCAGTCGACTGTCAAGTGCCGCCTGCGCAACGCCGCGATCAGGGCCGTCCCGGACGCGGTAGTCCGACGGCTCCGCCGCCGGCAGGTCGCCGGTACGACCCTGCCGGGGTGA
- a CDS encoding helix-turn-helix domain-containing protein, producing the protein MRYLTVELSPADGGGFHPLGERLTAEPSIQRDAIHHVELLDDGTVLTLAEGSGDRERYEAIMADSPAVDEFLVSGEQRWMAVSRFEPSAAVREILTWRRQSDVVVETPIRFRDDGGQRLTLLGDDAAFKALFESVTGLDSVAVEVVATGEYDPEAERFTRSLTAQQETVLAAAVEVGYYRAPREATQSEVAEAVGLAPSTVGTHLRKIEERVFGALTR; encoded by the coding sequence ATGCGGTATCTCACGGTCGAGCTGTCGCCGGCCGACGGCGGCGGGTTCCACCCGCTCGGGGAGCGACTGACCGCCGAACCCTCGATCCAGCGGGACGCGATCCACCACGTCGAACTGCTGGACGACGGGACTGTCCTGACCCTCGCCGAGGGCAGCGGCGACCGCGAGCGCTACGAGGCGATCATGGCGGACTCGCCCGCCGTCGACGAGTTTCTGGTCTCGGGCGAGCAGCGCTGGATGGCGGTCAGTCGGTTCGAGCCGTCGGCGGCGGTCCGCGAGATTCTGACCTGGCGCCGGCAGTCCGATGTCGTCGTCGAGACGCCGATCCGGTTTCGCGACGACGGCGGCCAGCGACTCACACTACTCGGCGACGACGCGGCGTTCAAAGCGCTGTTCGAGTCGGTGACGGGGCTCGATTCCGTCGCCGTCGAGGTCGTCGCGACCGGCGAGTACGACCCCGAGGCCGAGCGGTTCACTCGCTCGCTGACCGCCCAGCAGGAGACGGTGCTGGCGGCCGCCGTCGAGGTGGGCTACTACCGTGCGCCACGGGAGGCGACCCAGAGCGAGGTCGCCGAGGCGGTCGGACTCGCACCGTCGACCGTGGGCACCCATCTCCGGAAGATCGAGGAACGGGTGTTCGGGGCGCTCACCCGGTGA
- a CDS encoding BGTF surface domain-containing protein → MASKPTRRTATIAVAVLLAVAPSTIAVSGSAAIVGESGTALQVADDTVPYTDLDEGLFWQGQRLAVTGLDPGERYELRRITGSDSSAFAVARGSDANGTLTLSTETLDGRYFLRGPGITAEREQVFEVVEQDFRARWSTRSVGAGRSADLELLSNRGSYTVAVSAGGLQFEDLERIFDEDDFADSYDDRERDDEILLDVANDEPLRARFTDIDPDTYTFQAEVVDTNVTATATVSVGLSRADVEFERTVVTEQQGDVALVNVSIDNAETAYLVVGDHDSNFLDVVEVTDGSGDGRVSVRLNTRYMGLDPSDPGVPSDIRPYRAVANRDSADALRRSDDLASGETLGELRSGIGVSGGLDAPLDATDYPIVAASTTDIRRSGNRLNIRDDRDEAALTLGSPRLRRIESRAASAGAAGSGGVATFRALPRDGTIALGDRVVVAVEVSGVYGHLLTEHDGGIEGVVENDAEGINLTVEQADGSANREPIEFDLDGPGTALALDERENILFAAIDTERVRTTRELEAGQVYEATFTLTGVDEDVERYSVKRTQPSHTGYPYLAPGGEETLTTSFEFVDREASFRDSDEGLTAQPVAGVELTGTTNLAPGSTLLVRTRTTTGRTITQTTTATVTDEGTWATRHDFSGAEVGQRFEASVRDTGGTLATVEGEIVPATTPTPTPAEPTPTATATPTATPTATATPTPTQSATETPIPTAMPATTTNADGPGPGPLVAVVTILAAALWASRRAARADDRE, encoded by the coding sequence ATGGCATCGAAACCGACCCGCCGGACAGCCACAATCGCGGTCGCCGTCCTCCTCGCAGTCGCACCGAGTACGATCGCCGTTTCTGGGAGCGCCGCCATCGTCGGAGAGAGCGGAACGGCCCTGCAGGTAGCCGACGACACCGTACCGTACACCGATCTGGACGAGGGCCTGTTCTGGCAGGGCCAACGCCTGGCGGTGACCGGCCTGGACCCCGGCGAGCGGTACGAACTTCGCCGGATCACCGGCAGTGACTCAAGCGCCTTCGCGGTCGCTCGCGGGAGCGACGCGAACGGTACACTGACGCTGTCGACGGAGACACTCGACGGGCGGTACTTCCTCCGTGGCCCGGGGATCACCGCCGAGCGCGAGCAGGTGTTCGAAGTCGTCGAACAGGACTTCCGGGCCCGGTGGTCGACCCGATCGGTCGGCGCCGGCCGGAGCGCCGACCTGGAACTGCTCTCCAACCGCGGGAGCTACACCGTGGCGGTCTCGGCGGGCGGACTGCAGTTCGAGGACCTCGAACGGATCTTCGACGAGGACGACTTCGCCGACAGCTACGACGACCGCGAGCGCGACGACGAGATACTGCTCGACGTGGCGAACGACGAACCGCTCCGGGCCAGATTCACCGACATCGACCCGGACACCTACACTTTCCAGGCCGAAGTCGTCGACACGAACGTCACGGCGACCGCGACCGTCTCGGTCGGGTTGAGCCGTGCCGACGTGGAGTTCGAACGCACGGTCGTCACCGAACAACAGGGTGACGTGGCCCTGGTGAACGTCAGTATCGACAACGCCGAGACGGCGTATCTCGTCGTCGGCGACCACGACAGCAACTTCCTCGACGTGGTAGAGGTGACCGACGGGAGCGGCGACGGGCGCGTGAGCGTCAGGCTGAACACCCGGTACATGGGACTGGACCCGTCCGATCCGGGCGTCCCGTCGGACATCAGGCCGTATCGGGCGGTCGCGAACCGAGACAGCGCCGACGCTCTCCGGCGATCCGACGACCTCGCGAGTGGAGAGACACTCGGGGAACTGCGGAGCGGGATCGGCGTCAGCGGCGGCCTCGACGCCCCGCTTGACGCGACCGACTACCCGATCGTCGCGGCCTCGACCACCGACATCCGGCGGTCCGGCAACAGACTGAACATCCGTGACGACCGTGACGAGGCCGCACTGACCCTGGGATCGCCACGGCTCCGGCGCATCGAGTCCCGGGCCGCGTCGGCGGGAGCGGCCGGGAGCGGCGGTGTCGCGACCTTCCGGGCGTTGCCCCGAGACGGAACGATCGCGCTCGGCGACCGCGTCGTCGTCGCGGTCGAGGTCTCGGGCGTCTACGGCCACCTGCTGACCGAACACGACGGTGGGATCGAGGGCGTCGTCGAAAACGACGCCGAGGGGATCAATCTGACCGTCGAACAGGCGGACGGCTCGGCCAACCGCGAGCCGATCGAGTTCGATCTCGACGGCCCGGGGACGGCGCTCGCACTCGACGAGCGGGAGAACATCCTCTTCGCCGCGATCGATACCGAACGGGTCCGGACGACCCGCGAACTGGAGGCGGGCCAGGTGTACGAGGCGACGTTCACGCTGACCGGTGTCGACGAGGATGTCGAGCGGTACAGCGTCAAGCGCACGCAGCCGTCCCACACCGGCTATCCGTATCTCGCCCCCGGGGGCGAGGAGACGCTGACGACCAGTTTCGAGTTCGTCGACCGCGAGGCGTCGTTCCGAGACAGCGACGAGGGACTCACCGCCCAGCCGGTCGCGGGCGTCGAACTGACCGGAACGACCAACCTCGCACCCGGGTCGACGCTGCTGGTCCGGACCCGAACGACCACCGGCCGGACGATCACACAGACGACGACCGCCACGGTCACCGACGAGGGCACCTGGGCGACCAGACACGACTTCTCCGGGGCAGAAGTCGGCCAGCGCTTCGAGGCGAGCGTCCGCGACACGGGCGGGACCCTGGCGACTGTCGAGGGCGAGATCGTCCCGGCAACGACGCCGACGCCCACGCCGGCCGAGCCGACACCGACCGCCACCGCAACGCCGACGGCCACGCCGACTGCGACCGCGACACCGACGCCGACACAGTCGGCTACCGAGACCCCGATACCGACGGCGATGCCGGCGACCACGACGAACGCCGACGGGCCTGGCCCTGGGCCGCTCGTCGCGGTGGTTACCATCCTGGCCGCGGCGCTGTGGGCGAGCCGCCGCGCAGCGCGTGCCGACGACCGCGAGTGA
- a CDS encoding halocyanin domain-containing protein — protein MAPTTNAGGGRRSFLRALGVSLAVGSTAVAGCRGDPDDDGDETYVPTEPNYQGWFENVSNYRGTVDARGQETTGVSVGVQGANGYYYYGPAAVAVSPGTTVVWTWTGRGGTHNCVSTSGVFTSGRPIDQAGYTFEWTVERPGVYRYYCSPHQSLGMKGAVFVALGGPGEPT, from the coding sequence GTGGCGCCGACGACCAACGCTGGCGGCGGGCGGCGGTCGTTCCTCCGCGCGCTGGGTGTGAGCCTGGCGGTCGGGAGCACCGCGGTCGCCGGCTGTCGAGGGGATCCCGACGACGACGGCGACGAGACGTACGTTCCGACGGAACCCAACTACCAGGGCTGGTTCGAGAACGTCAGCAACTACCGGGGGACCGTCGACGCGCGCGGCCAGGAGACGACCGGCGTCTCCGTGGGGGTCCAGGGCGCCAACGGCTACTACTACTACGGGCCAGCAGCGGTGGCAGTCTCGCCCGGGACGACGGTCGTCTGGACCTGGACCGGACGGGGCGGGACCCACAACTGCGTCTCGACCAGCGGGGTGTTCACGAGTGGCCGCCCCATCGACCAGGCCGGCTACACGTTCGAGTGGACCGTCGAGAGGCCAGGGGTCTATCGCTACTACTGTAGCCCACACCAGTCACTCGGGATGAAAGGGGCCGTCTTCGTCGCCCTGGGCGGTCCCGGTGAACCGACGTGA
- a CDS encoding class I SAM-dependent methyltransferase, giving the protein MRKLGPPPQNPLTHVYDAAYTGVPNWDIGRPQRPFVALVEAGYVRSPVLDLGCGTGELALFLARQGYDVLGIDLSQLAITQAREKARWRRIPAQFLVLDALGLWRLRDAGLSFRTAVDSAMLHVLGDRERDRLVDELSGVVRRGGYYCVLGDARQVGRSSYGITPAELRDRFESTGEWELAFAFETAFERRWGATPAYFAGLRRL; this is encoded by the coding sequence ATGCGTAAGCTCGGCCCACCGCCACAGAACCCGCTGACGCACGTCTACGACGCCGCGTACACGGGCGTGCCCAACTGGGACATCGGCCGCCCCCAGCGGCCGTTCGTCGCGCTCGTCGAGGCCGGCTACGTGCGGAGTCCGGTCCTGGATCTGGGCTGTGGCACCGGCGAACTCGCACTGTTTCTCGCCCGGCAGGGGTACGACGTGCTGGGGATCGACCTCTCCCAGTTGGCGATCACGCAGGCCCGCGAGAAGGCGCGGTGGCGACGGATTCCCGCACAGTTCCTCGTCCTCGACGCGCTCGGCCTCTGGCGGCTCCGGGACGCGGGACTCAGCTTCCGGACCGCCGTCGACTCCGCGATGTTGCACGTCCTGGGCGACCGCGAGCGGGACCGCCTCGTGGACGAACTGAGCGGCGTCGTCCGGCGCGGCGGCTACTACTGCGTCCTCGGCGACGCGCGACAGGTCGGTCGCAGCAGCTACGGGATCACGCCCGCGGAACTCCGTGACCGGTTCGAGTCGACCGGCGAGTGGGAACTGGCCTTCGCGTTCGAGACGGCGTTCGAGCGGCGGTGGGGAGCGACGCCCGCGTACTTCGCCGGTCTGCGCCGGCTGTGA
- a CDS encoding universal stress protein, translated as MFRTILVPTDGSAGARRAFAHAVALAERYRADVHTLAVDSADGGVDTTARLASTVEAADTTADVTQADRTGVAHEEILDYAEAVGADLLVLGTHGRTGVRRYLLGSVTEKVVRLSDVPVLTVRAGDDARVRFPYQNVLVPTDGSEQAAAAVDPATDIAATCEAHLHAVSVVDTRAMGTVTRPDVLLDQLKSQARSAVDAVAREASHGGVDSVRTAVQEGLPYRALLAYVDEFDIDLVVMGTHGRRGVDRYLLGSVTEKLVRTAPAPVLSVRAPDDAAQSTGTSATPE; from the coding sequence ATGTTCCGGACGATCCTGGTCCCGACGGACGGCAGCGCCGGCGCCCGACGGGCGTTCGCTCACGCCGTCGCACTGGCCGAGCGGTACAGGGCCGATGTCCACACGCTCGCGGTCGATTCCGCTGACGGCGGCGTCGACACGACGGCGCGGCTCGCGTCGACGGTCGAGGCCGCCGACACCACTGCCGACGTAACCCAGGCGGATCGAACCGGGGTCGCCCACGAGGAGATCCTGGACTACGCCGAGGCGGTCGGCGCGGACCTGTTGGTGCTTGGCACCCACGGCCGCACTGGCGTGCGCCGGTACCTGCTGGGGAGCGTCACCGAGAAAGTCGTCCGGCTCTCGGACGTGCCCGTCCTCACTGTCCGGGCCGGCGACGACGCCCGCGTCCGGTTCCCCTACCAGAACGTTCTGGTGCCGACCGACGGTTCCGAACAGGCGGCGGCCGCGGTCGACCCGGCGACCGACATCGCCGCTACCTGCGAGGCACACCTGCACGCCGTCTCCGTCGTCGATACCAGGGCGATGGGGACGGTGACGCGGCCGGATGTCCTCCTCGATCAACTGAAATCGCAGGCCCGGTCGGCCGTCGACGCGGTCGCTCGCGAGGCCTCACACGGTGGGGTCGACTCCGTCCGGACCGCCGTCCAGGAGGGACTCCCGTACCGGGCGCTCCTGGCCTACGTCGACGAGTTCGACATCGATCTGGTCGTGATGGGGACCCACGGCCGCCGCGGCGTCGACCGGTATCTGCTGGGGAGTGTCACGGAGAAACTCGTCCGGACGGCCCCCGCTCCCGTGCTGTCGGTCCGTGCTCCGGACGACGCGGCGCAGTCCACGGGGACCTCGGCGACGCCCGAATGA
- a CDS encoding DoxX family membrane protein, whose amino-acid sequence MSTKQTLQSEMLGRSVTFDYSETWVGYSLFFMRIVMGWTLFQGGITKLVTYLDGNPANNWTAAGFLQNAIPAGNPLTGFFASMAGMPLIDWLNMLGLTLTGLGLLLGAFVRFNAFWGAVMMLFYWLAALEGGLMAGLPVAHGWVVDDHMVYAVLLFGLGAFGSGRILGLDSYIEKLSIVKNNSWLKLLLG is encoded by the coding sequence ATGAGCACCAAACAGACTCTACAGTCGGAGATGCTCGGGCGCAGCGTCACGTTCGATTACTCGGAGACCTGGGTCGGATACTCCCTGTTCTTCATGCGGATCGTGATGGGCTGGACGCTGTTCCAAGGCGGGATCACGAAGCTTGTCACGTATCTCGACGGGAACCCGGCGAACAACTGGACCGCCGCGGGCTTCCTGCAGAACGCGATCCCGGCGGGGAACCCGCTGACCGGCTTCTTCGCCTCGATGGCGGGGATGCCGTTGATCGACTGGCTCAACATGCTCGGGCTGACCTTGACCGGGCTTGGCCTCCTGCTGGGCGCGTTCGTCCGGTTCAACGCGTTCTGGGGCGCCGTGATGATGCTGTTCTACTGGCTCGCGGCGCTGGAGGGCGGGCTGATGGCCGGACTCCCGGTGGCGCACGGCTGGGTCGTCGACGACCACATGGTCTATGCGGTGTTGCTGTTCGGCCTGGGCGCGTTCGGCTCCGGTCGCATCCTCGGGCTGGACAGCTACATCGAGAAACTCTCGATCGTCAAGAACAACTCGTGGCTCAAGCTCCTGCTGGGTTGA
- a CDS encoding DoxX family protein translates to MSYQATNPLGEAFELELDGPWTAYWLAMLRVLTGWWFFHAGVTKLIEDGLNFAYGPAYMQQMTGTALGPIPVWMGNNLAWLIAPGVPLFETLIGLALIAGALTRLAAFGGVVFMTLFWVGNAGFGHGLVNSDFMGLLLFVTMIVLGTGRYYGLDAIIEKMEFVRQRPRLKYLLG, encoded by the coding sequence ATGTCCTACCAAGCAACCAACCCCCTGGGCGAGGCGTTCGAGCTAGAGCTCGACGGACCGTGGACGGCCTACTGGCTGGCGATGCTGCGTGTGCTGACTGGCTGGTGGTTCTTCCACGCGGGCGTGACCAAGCTCATCGAGGACGGCCTGAACTTCGCGTACGGGCCGGCCTACATGCAACAGATGACCGGTACGGCACTCGGGCCGATCCCGGTCTGGATGGGCAACAACCTGGCGTGGCTGATCGCGCCCGGTGTGCCGCTGTTCGAGACGCTGATCGGGCTGGCGCTGATCGCCGGCGCGCTGACGCGGCTGGCGGCCTTCGGCGGGGTCGTCTTCATGACCCTGTTCTGGGTCGGCAACGCCGGCTTCGGCCACGGCCTGGTCAACAGCGACTTCATGGGACTCCTGCTGTTCGTCACCATGATCGTCCTGGGCACCGGGCGCTACTACGGCCTCGACGCCATCATCGAGAAGATGGAGTTCGTCCGACAGCGCCCCCGGCTCAAATACCTGCTGGGCTGA